The Pirellulales bacterium genome segment GGGCGATGTTCGCAACCTGCTGGCACACAATGACTTGCAGGTGGCTGGCCGCCCCCGCTTCAGCTTGACCCATGGGCGCGGCCAGCCTAACATCGAATGTTGGGCTGCGTGCAAGTCGTTGCCCGTGTGTCACCTGCGCGCCAAGCAGGGCCACAGCGCGCCTTCGGAACACGAGGGCGCATGGATTGTCTAATTCGCCAGGTTTACCAGGCCGCTTCCACAGCGCATGCACCTTTCCAACAAAATCCTGCTCGGCGTGATTGCGGTGGTGTCGCTGGCCTTCGTCATCTTTGGCGCGGCGGTGCTCAATAAGCAGAATCAACTCCGTGGCAACCTGAACCGGATCGAACGCGACCTCGCGGCGACTCAGAAAAGAAACCAAGAACTCCGCGACGGCAGCCCCGCGCAGCCAGGCGTGCGGCAACTGCGCGGGCTGCTGGACCATGTCACCTTCGCCCGCGGCAAGGTGTGGTACAACGTCGCGCCGCAGGCCGATCCCGCCACGGGCGTCACCACCGTGACCATCGAAGCCCCAGCGCCGCATCAGATCGCGGCCGGCAAGGTCTTGTATGCCTTCGCCAATCGCGACGAGGGAGGCGGCTATCTGGCCGAGTTTCGCGCCACCGGCGCCAACGATAAGCAGGTCACGCTCACCCCGGTCGCCAAGCTATCCGCCGGCGAACTGGAACGGCTCACCAAGGCCCCCGTCCCTTGGACGCTCTACGACACCATGCCGGCCGACAGTCACACGGTCTTCGCCGAGACGCCCGAAGAAGATTTGACCAAGCTGTTGCCCGAAAGCGTGCTGACCGAGTACCAACGCGATGGCAAGCCCGCCGATCCCAATGACCCGCCAGAGCGGGTGCTCGATGGCAACTATAATCGCCAGATGCGCGATTATGTCGCGTCGTTCAAGGAGTTCAACCGGCTGCGCAGCGTCTATCTCGACCGCATCGCCGCGGAACAAAAGGATCAAGAGTATCTCACCGGCGCGCTGGCCGAAGCCAACGATACCGTGAACTTCCGCAAGCAGCAGGTCGAGGACACCAGCAACCAGATCGCCCGCGCCACGGCCGAGCGCGACGCCGTGCTGGCGCATCGCCAGGCGCTGGAGACGCAATTGGCGCAAACGCAGGAGTCGATCGCCAAGCTGGGCAAGGAGAATGACCGGTTGGCGGCGTCGCTGGCCAAGTTTCAAATGGAGGCCGTGCGCCGCGTGAACCAACGGACGGCCGCCGCTGGCGCCAGCCGTTAGACGCCCGCCAGCCAGACAACGGCCCCGCCGCTCTTGACCCCGCGCCGCCTGTGCCGCCATGCTGGCGGAGAGCCATCCGCGAAGGAACGAACATGGGTCTCTACGACCGCCAGTATTACCGCGAAGAAGATGACGAGCGCAGCGGCGTCTTTGCCAGCAACCTCTCGGTGGTCGCGCGGCTGATCATCCTGAACATCGGCGTCTTCTTCGTCGATTTTCTCTCGCGCGGCGAATTGGGCGCCTGGCTCTCGGCATACGCCACGTTGCCGCGCCATCCGTGGTTCGCCTGGCAATTGCTCACCGCCGGCTTTGCCCACGACACCACCAATGTCTGGCACCTGTTGTGGAACATGTATTTTCTGTGGCTCTTCGGCGGCGAGGTCGAACGCCACTACGGCAGACGCGAGTTCACCTTGATCTACTTGGCGCTATTGGTGCTGGCGTCCCTCACCTGGGTGGTCTGTGAGAACATCGCCTATGGTTTTGCCCCGCCCCCCGGCGATCGCATGCTAGGCGCGTCGGGCGCCGTGATGGG includes the following:
- a CDS encoding rhomboid family intramembrane serine protease, whose amino-acid sequence is MGLYDRQYYREEDDERSGVFASNLSVVARLIILNIGVFFVDFLSRGELGAWLSAYATLPRHPWFAWQLLTAGFAHDTTNVWHLLWNMYFLWLFGGEVERHYGRREFTLIYLALLVLASLTWVVCENIAYGFAPPPGDRMLGASGAVMGMAVIYACNFPRRVLMLLGIIPVQVWILVSLYVMFDLLQALQVGRGSGTAVTAHLGGAVFGFLYFQSRFKLEDWFHGPSLKRLFKRGPKLRVHRPEEDADLSARVDRVLEKISREGEASLTRAERKLLESASRKYQQRRS